Proteins from a single region of Lysinibacillus sp. JNUCC-52:
- a CDS encoding YihY/virulence factor BrkB family protein, translating into MEKRKASIHSTIGEVKSFFSPDEDAVDVMTSKGFIQDLMLRIQRVEISALGAQLAYFFLLSFFPLLIFLVTLLPYLNLETTQVYSFLVNLMPDEVYRLIESTLKEVLTNRNSSLLSIGVLGTIWSASKGINALIRALNKAYDTEGRVGFVDRGLSLVFTIALVIVIAVALLLPVFGQQIGHFLFSIVNIEDEFESLWRNIRWSMPPLLIFLVLMAIYWLVPNTSPRLKIMGVWPGAIFSTLAWLVVTYGFSFYISNFGNYSATYGSIGGVIILMLWLYFTGMILIFGGVLNATMQKRALLKAEGAIK; encoded by the coding sequence ATGGAAAAGAGAAAAGCATCAATACATTCAACGATTGGTGAGGTGAAATCGTTTTTCTCACCAGATGAAGATGCGGTAGATGTGATGACATCGAAGGGCTTTATTCAAGATTTAATGCTTCGCATACAACGTGTTGAAATATCAGCTCTTGGCGCACAACTTGCTTATTTCTTTTTACTTTCTTTCTTCCCCCTATTAATTTTCCTTGTTACCCTATTGCCATACTTAAACCTAGAGACGACGCAAGTTTATTCGTTTTTAGTCAATTTAATGCCTGATGAAGTATATAGGCTGATTGAAAGTACACTAAAAGAAGTATTAACAAATCGTAATAGTAGTTTATTATCGATCGGGGTACTTGGGACGATATGGTCTGCATCAAAAGGAATAAATGCGTTAATAAGAGCTCTAAATAAAGCCTACGATACTGAAGGTAGGGTAGGTTTTGTGGACAGAGGACTGTCCCTTGTATTTACGATTGCTTTAGTAATTGTAATTGCAGTAGCTCTTCTATTACCTGTCTTTGGGCAACAAATTGGACACTTCTTGTTTTCGATTGTTAACATTGAAGATGAGTTTGAATCTCTTTGGCGAAATATTCGATGGTCCATGCCACCATTACTTATCTTTTTAGTATTGATGGCAATCTATTGGTTAGTACCAAATACAAGCCCGCGATTAAAAATTATGGGTGTATGGCCAGGTGCCATTTTTTCAACGCTTGCTTGGCTCGTTGTGACATATGGTTTTTCTTTTTATATTAGTAACTTTGGAAACTATTCTGCTACATACGGTAGTATTGGTGGCGTTATTATTTTAATGCTATGGCTGTATTTTACAGGGATGATTTTAATTTTTGGTGGTGTGTTAAATGCCACCATGCAAAAAAGAGCCTTGCTAAAAGCGGAAGGTGCTATCAAATAA
- a CDS encoding heavy metal translocating P-type ATPase, with the protein MEYSNRENISLIENVKEHAELIAAVMAGLFILLAWRLDSNDQTTASVLLYIVAFCVGGFAKAKEGIEETLEEKKLNVELLMILAAIGSAAIGYWTEGAILIFIFAVSGALETYAMNKSHREISALMNLQPEEAWLVRGGFEPLKVAVSTLKIGDHLLIKPGERVPADGIIIKGQSSIDESAISGEPLPIAKLKGDEVFAGTVNLNGAITMEMTKPNSETLFQKIIMLVQNAQSEKSPSQQFIEKFEGTYVKFVLLSVALMMFLPHFLLGWDWTTTFYRAMVLLVVASPCALVASIMPATLATISNGAKNGVLFKGGLHLEHLSVLRALAVDKTGTLTQGKPVVTEFIVREGINREEALALLAGIEAQSNHPLAQAITSYARAQHISQFAQATIEDIPGWGMKGYVNETEYLIGKPDFVGENEANAFANNALAKLTSEGKTVIFMRDKEGIVALAALKDTVRDEAKKAVSLLKELGIDVIMLTGDNEKTAKVIAKEAGVTEYVAECLPDTKVTEMKRLLNQHNFVGMVGDGINDAPALATATTGIAMGEGTDVALETADVVLMKNDLSKIAYAVRLSRKMQRIVKQNIFFSIGIIVLLIASNFLQAVDLPLGVIGHEGSTILVILNGLRMLNKNV; encoded by the coding sequence ATGGAATACTCTAATCGAGAAAATATAAGTTTAATTGAGAATGTAAAAGAACATGCTGAACTAATTGCTGCCGTAATGGCAGGATTATTTATTTTGCTTGCATGGCGTTTAGATTCAAATGATCAAACAACAGCTTCTGTCTTATTATATATTGTTGCTTTTTGTGTCGGAGGATTTGCTAAAGCAAAAGAAGGCATTGAAGAAACACTAGAAGAAAAGAAATTGAATGTAGAACTACTAATGATATTAGCTGCAATCGGTTCAGCAGCTATTGGCTATTGGACAGAAGGCGCAATTCTTATTTTCATATTTGCTGTTAGTGGTGCTCTCGAAACATATGCTATGAACAAAAGTCATCGCGAAATTTCAGCACTTATGAATTTACAACCTGAAGAGGCTTGGCTAGTACGCGGCGGATTTGAACCGTTGAAAGTTGCTGTCTCTACATTAAAAATTGGCGACCATTTACTCATTAAACCAGGTGAGCGGGTCCCAGCAGACGGTATTATTATTAAAGGACAGTCGTCTATAGATGAATCAGCAATTAGTGGTGAGCCATTACCTATTGCCAAATTAAAAGGTGATGAAGTATTTGCAGGGACAGTTAACTTAAATGGTGCCATTACGATGGAAATGACGAAACCAAATTCCGAAACATTATTCCAAAAAATTATTATGCTTGTACAAAATGCTCAAAGTGAAAAATCACCTTCACAGCAATTTATCGAAAAATTTGAAGGCACTTATGTGAAGTTCGTATTACTATCTGTAGCGCTTATGATGTTCCTTCCCCACTTTTTACTCGGTTGGGATTGGACGACGACATTTTATCGAGCAATGGTGCTCTTAGTTGTTGCCTCCCCTTGTGCTCTCGTTGCCTCAATAATGCCTGCAACATTAGCAACTATTTCAAATGGTGCTAAAAACGGTGTGCTATTTAAAGGTGGCTTGCACTTAGAGCATCTAAGTGTATTACGTGCATTAGCTGTCGATAAAACAGGGACTCTTACACAAGGAAAACCAGTCGTTACTGAGTTTATCGTGCGCGAAGGCATTAATCGAGAAGAAGCATTAGCACTTCTGGCAGGTATTGAAGCACAGTCCAATCACCCATTAGCCCAAGCAATTACAAGCTACGCAAGAGCACAACATATTTCACAGTTTGCGCAAGCTACGATAGAAGATATCCCTGGTTGGGGCATGAAGGGCTATGTTAATGAAACAGAGTATCTTATTGGTAAACCTGATTTTGTAGGTGAGAATGAAGCCAATGCTTTTGCGAATAACGCTTTAGCAAAGCTTACTTCAGAAGGTAAAACGGTAATTTTCATGCGTGACAAAGAAGGCATTGTCGCACTTGCTGCTTTAAAAGATACGGTTCGTGATGAAGCAAAAAAAGCCGTCTCATTATTAAAAGAATTGGGCATTGATGTCATCATGCTTACTGGCGATAATGAAAAAACAGCTAAGGTTATTGCGAAAGAAGCTGGCGTCACAGAATACGTTGCAGAGTGTCTTCCCGATACAAAAGTTACGGAAATGAAACGTTTACTTAATCAACATAACTTTGTAGGGATGGTTGGTGATGGCATTAATGACGCACCTGCATTAGCAACAGCTACTACAGGGATTGCCATGGGAGAAGGTACGGATGTTGCTTTAGAAACAGCAGATGTTGTGTTAATGAAAAATGACTTATCAAAAATTGCTTATGCAGTACGCCTATCCCGCAAAATGCAACGAATTGTTAAACAAAACATTTTCTTTTCAATCGGTATCATCGTCTTGCTTATTGCCTCGAACTTTTTACAAGCTGTCGATTTACCACTAGGTGTTATCGGACATGAAGGTAGCACAATTCTTGTTATCTTAAACGGCTTACGAATGCTTAATAAAAATGTATAG
- a CDS encoding fumarate hydratase: MNLQTLEKSLYNLITETSTNLPKDVRRAIKKAKEAENAGTRAAMSLETISNNIIMAEDNVSPICQDTGLPTFKIYTPVGVNQLEIKEAIKKAINDTTADAKLRPNAVDSLTGANSGNNLGDGLPVMKFEQWEKDYITIKLILKGGGCENKNIQYSLPCELEGLGRAGRDLDGIRKCILHSVYQAQGQGCSAGFIGVGIGGDRSSGYDLAKEQLFRHVEDTNSNPDLAKLEEYVVKTANTFGIGTMGFGGEATLLGCKIGVMHRIPASFYVSVAYNCWAYRRMAVDINPETGEIINWHYQEGEKITFKEDEEVAATTDETLTNVVELTAPITEEQIRSLKVGDVVAITGRMYTGRDAIHHHLMSHDAPVDLNGQVIYHCGPVMAKDEEGNWTVKAAGPTTSIREEPYQGDIMKKFGIRAVIGKGGMGPKTLAALGEHGGVYLNAIGGAAQYYADCIKGVDGVDLMEFGIPEAMWHLNVEGFTAVVTMDSHGNSLHADVDKSSLEKLAQHAERVF; the protein is encoded by the coding sequence ATGAATCTTCAAACTTTGGAGAAAAGTCTTTACAATTTAATTACTGAAACATCAACAAACTTACCAAAAGATGTACGTCGTGCCATTAAAAAAGCTAAAGAAGCTGAAAATGCTGGTACTCGCGCAGCAATGAGTTTAGAAACAATCTCAAATAATATTATTATGGCAGAAGACAATGTATCACCAATCTGTCAAGATACTGGTCTACCAACATTTAAAATCTACACTCCTGTTGGCGTAAACCAATTAGAGATTAAAGAAGCGATTAAAAAAGCGATTAACGATACAACTGCTGATGCAAAATTACGTCCTAATGCCGTTGATTCTTTAACTGGTGCAAACAGTGGTAATAACCTTGGTGATGGTCTGCCAGTTATGAAATTCGAGCAATGGGAAAAAGATTATATTACGATTAAATTAATTCTTAAAGGTGGCGGCTGTGAAAACAAAAACATCCAGTATAGCCTACCATGTGAACTAGAAGGTCTTGGCCGTGCTGGTCGTGATTTAGATGGTATCCGTAAATGTATTTTACACTCTGTTTATCAAGCACAAGGACAAGGCTGTTCTGCTGGCTTTATCGGTGTAGGTATTGGTGGCGATCGCTCTTCTGGATACGATTTAGCAAAAGAACAATTATTCCGTCATGTAGAAGATACAAATTCAAATCCTGATCTTGCAAAATTAGAAGAATATGTGGTGAAAACTGCAAACACATTCGGAATCGGTACAATGGGCTTCGGTGGTGAAGCAACTTTACTTGGCTGTAAAATTGGCGTAATGCACCGTATTCCCGCTTCATTCTACGTATCTGTAGCATATAACTGTTGGGCATACCGTCGTATGGCAGTTGATATTAATCCTGAAACAGGCGAAATCATCAACTGGCACTACCAAGAAGGTGAAAAAATTACATTTAAAGAAGATGAAGAAGTTGCTGCAACAACAGATGAAACTTTAACAAATGTAGTAGAGCTAACTGCTCCAATTACAGAAGAACAAATTCGTTCACTTAAAGTAGGTGACGTTGTAGCTATTACGGGCCGTATGTACACTGGCCGTGATGCAATTCACCATCATTTAATGAGCCATGATGCACCAGTTGATCTTAACGGTCAAGTTATTTATCACTGTGGTCCTGTAATGGCTAAAGATGAAGAAGGTAACTGGACAGTGAAAGCTGCTGGTCCAACTACTTCTATTCGTGAGGAGCCATATCAAGGCGATATTATGAAAAAATTCGGTATCCGTGCTGTTATTGGTAAAGGTGGTATGGGTCCAAAAACACTTGCTGCTTTAGGTGAACATGGTGGTGTTTACTTGAATGCAATTGGCGGTGCTGCTCAATACTACGCAGACTGCATTAAAGGTGTAGATGGTGTAGACTTAATGGAATTCGGTATTCCAGAAGCTATGTGGCATTTAAATGTTGAAGGGTTCACAGCTGTTGTAACAATGGACTCTCACGGTAACTCACTTCACGCTGATGTGGACAAATCTTCTCTAGAAAAACTTGCTCAACATGCAGAAAGAGTTTTCTAA
- a CDS encoding YwqG family protein → MSETISLKLPKEVEQFRNIIEGTMKPVVVIETQEKETTLFESKFAGNPYFPLSKEYPKNEDQQPLKLLAQINFADVPKHLPHFPNEGILQFYIDGYDDVLGMDFDNGKNQNGFRVIFHDTIVNDESQLIQDFSFIESAEEEMYFPVEKEMGLSFKAKYEPLSMDDFRSNELYASIVEATEEDEELTDVLYDVLTGDGHKMGGYPFFTQEDPRAYGDYTDSTTMLLQIDSEGDHIMWGDCGVGNFFITEEELKNRDFSNVVYNWDCH, encoded by the coding sequence ATGTCTGAAACAATATCGTTGAAGTTACCAAAGGAAGTTGAGCAATTTCGAAATATAATAGAAGGAACAATGAAACCTGTTGTTGTAATTGAAACGCAAGAAAAGGAAACGACATTATTTGAAAGTAAGTTTGCAGGTAATCCGTATTTTCCACTTTCTAAGGAATATCCAAAAAATGAGGACCAACAACCATTAAAGCTTTTAGCACAAATTAATTTTGCAGATGTACCTAAGCATTTACCTCATTTCCCTAATGAGGGGATATTGCAATTTTATATTGATGGTTATGATGATGTATTAGGAATGGATTTCGATAATGGGAAAAATCAAAATGGTTTTCGAGTTATTTTCCACGATACAATCGTCAACGATGAATCGCAGCTTATTCAAGATTTTTCATTTATAGAAAGTGCAGAAGAAGAAATGTATTTTCCAGTAGAAAAGGAAATGGGCTTGTCTTTTAAAGCAAAATATGAACCTTTATCTATGGATGATTTTAGAAGTAATGAATTATATGCAAGCATCGTAGAAGCTACTGAAGAAGATGAGGAGCTGACAGATGTATTATATGATGTATTAACTGGTGATGGACACAAAATGGGGGGATATCCTTTCTTCACACAGGAAGACCCTAGAGCATACGGTGATTATACAGATTCAACAACGATGTTACTTCAAATAGATAGTGAAGGCGATCATATTATGTGGGGAGATTGTGGTGTTGGCAATTTCTTCATTACAGAGGAAGAACTAAAAAATAGAGATTTTAGCAATGTAGTGTACAATTGGGATTGTCATTAA
- a CDS encoding SE1561 family protein produces MSKPITDKEQQVTYLKERLEMFLEVLDAIDPEKTELQDIDRLIQMMDDLEDKMEQFNAREQ; encoded by the coding sequence ATGTCAAAGCCAATCACGGATAAAGAACAACAAGTGACTTACTTAAAGGAACGTCTTGAAATGTTTTTAGAAGTATTAGATGCCATCGACCCAGAAAAGACTGAATTACAAGATATTGATCGTTTAATTCAAATGATGGATGATTTAGAAGATAAAATGGAGCAATTCAACGCTCGTGAACAATAA
- a CDS encoding MFS transporter, protein MNYFSDYSKKRFTILVLIVSISGFSQGMLLPLISIIFERDGVSSALNGLNATGLYIGTLLISPFIEQPLRKWGYKPIILIGGAFVFVSLIVFPLWKSVTFWFVLRLLIGVGDHALHYATQTWITSTSDHKSLGKGMAIYGLSFSMGFAVGPLMVQLIKIAEALPFIVSSIMCLIAWSFVFFLRNEKPERLTGDMKARGWHRYKVAIVFGWIAFLGPFVYGFLESSLNALFPVYALRIGFDVNMIPIILSVFTFGGILTQVPLGALGDKIGRRNILMFGSFGGAILFSIASFLEHSQMAVAIVFFCAGTLVGSMFSLGITYMADLTPKELLPTGNLLCGIALSIGSLTGPFLGGVYLEFVKNYSFLLLVALLLLGVATVLLVFGKNKNKRPLTV, encoded by the coding sequence ATGAATTACTTCTCAGATTACAGCAAAAAAAGATTTACTATTTTAGTGTTAATCGTATCTATATCTGGGTTTTCACAAGGGATGCTATTGCCACTTATCTCGATTATTTTTGAGCGTGATGGTGTATCGTCCGCTTTAAATGGTCTAAATGCGACGGGACTATACATAGGAACTTTATTAATTTCACCCTTTATCGAACAGCCTTTACGAAAATGGGGCTACAAACCAATCATTTTAATCGGCGGAGCATTCGTCTTTGTATCACTTATTGTATTTCCTTTATGGAAAAGCGTCACATTTTGGTTTGTATTACGTTTACTAATAGGTGTTGGAGATCATGCGCTACATTATGCTACGCAAACATGGATTACGAGTACATCTGATCATAAGAGCCTAGGTAAAGGAATGGCTATTTATGGTTTATCGTTTAGCATGGGCTTTGCGGTAGGGCCATTAATGGTACAGCTTATAAAAATTGCAGAGGCATTGCCGTTTATTGTGTCATCTATAATGTGCTTAATAGCTTGGTCATTTGTATTTTTCTTACGCAATGAAAAGCCAGAGCGTTTAACGGGTGATATGAAGGCACGAGGATGGCATCGTTATAAGGTGGCAATTGTATTTGGATGGATAGCATTTTTAGGTCCGTTTGTTTACGGCTTTTTAGAATCTTCATTAAACGCTTTATTTCCAGTTTACGCTTTACGTATCGGTTTTGATGTTAACATGATTCCGATTATTTTATCTGTCTTTACATTTGGAGGGATTTTAACGCAAGTGCCACTTGGTGCATTGGGAGATAAAATAGGGCGACGCAACATTCTGATGTTCGGATCATTTGGAGGCGCTATTCTTTTTAGTATTGCTAGTTTTTTAGAGCACTCGCAAATGGCTGTAGCCATCGTGTTTTTCTGTGCTGGTACATTAGTCGGTTCGATGTTTTCTCTAGGTATTACATATATGGCTGATTTAACGCCTAAAGAGTTGCTACCAACTGGAAACCTACTTTGTGGTATTGCCTTAAGTATCGGTAGTCTAACAGGACCATTTTTAGGTGGAGTGTATTTAGAGTTTGTGAAAAACTATAGCTTCCTTTTACTTGTAGCACTTCTATTGCTAGGTGTTGCGACAGTTCTACTCGTATTCGGAAAAAATAAAAATAAGCGACCATTGACAGTTTAA
- the rlmD gene encoding 23S rRNA (uracil(1939)-C(5))-methyltransferase RlmD: MTQQTTMEVGQKFPLTIKRLGINGEGVGFYKRNVVFVKGAIPGEEITAQVTKTQRNFAEADILAIRKASHFRQEAPCPVYNECGGCQLQHMTYEKQLIEKRDIVIQALERYAKPLAESVEVRNTLGMDNPWNYRNKSQFQVRKEGKRVYAGLFSEGSNKLLNINDCLVQHPITSKITVATRKILQKLNITIYDGRTLDGLVRTIVVRTGIRTGETQVVLVTTRKEIPHLAELITRIKKIDPSIVSIAQNINREKTSLIFGDETIVLDGKETIHEELGELAFDLSARAFFQLNPTQTVYLYNEIKKAAALTGTETVVDAYCGVGTIGLWLADKAKEVRGMDVIPESIQDARKNARNHGFKHTKYAVGTAESVLAKWRKEGFTPDVITVDPPRTGLAPEFIRTVLKLKPKRFVYTSCNPSTLAKDLQELSKLYDVEYIQPVDMFAQTAQVECVAKLVLKNK; the protein is encoded by the coding sequence TTGACGCAACAAACAACGATGGAAGTGGGACAAAAATTCCCATTAACTATAAAAAGACTTGGTATTAATGGCGAGGGTGTTGGCTTTTATAAACGCAACGTCGTCTTCGTAAAGGGCGCTATACCAGGAGAAGAAATTACCGCACAAGTGACGAAAACACAACGCAATTTCGCAGAAGCAGATATACTTGCTATTCGCAAAGCATCTCACTTTCGTCAGGAGGCACCGTGCCCTGTTTACAATGAATGCGGTGGCTGTCAGCTTCAACATATGACATATGAAAAACAGCTAATTGAAAAACGAGATATCGTGATTCAAGCGTTAGAACGCTATGCTAAGCCTTTAGCAGAAAGCGTAGAAGTTCGTAACACACTTGGTATGGACAACCCTTGGAATTATCGCAATAAAAGCCAATTTCAAGTACGCAAAGAAGGCAAACGTGTCTATGCAGGGCTTTTTTCAGAAGGCAGCAACAAGCTACTGAATATTAATGATTGCCTTGTACAACATCCCATCACTTCTAAAATTACTGTAGCAACACGTAAAATCTTACAAAAGCTAAATATTACGATTTACGACGGTCGTACGCTCGATGGTTTAGTGCGTACGATTGTTGTACGTACAGGCATTCGAACTGGTGAAACACAAGTGGTCCTTGTGACAACACGAAAAGAAATTCCTCACCTTGCCGAGCTTATCACACGCATTAAAAAAATCGATCCAAGTATCGTATCGATTGCACAAAATATTAATCGGGAAAAAACATCACTTATTTTTGGTGATGAAACGATAGTTCTTGACGGCAAGGAAACAATACATGAGGAGCTTGGGGAATTAGCATTTGACCTATCTGCTCGTGCATTCTTCCAATTGAATCCAACACAAACAGTATATCTATACAATGAAATCAAAAAAGCAGCGGCATTAACAGGCACTGAAACCGTTGTGGATGCCTATTGTGGAGTTGGTACAATCGGTTTATGGTTAGCGGATAAGGCGAAAGAAGTTCGTGGTATGGACGTCATTCCAGAAAGCATTCAAGATGCACGCAAAAACGCGCGTAACCATGGCTTCAAACATACGAAATATGCAGTCGGCACAGCTGAAAGTGTTTTAGCAAAATGGCGTAAAGAAGGCTTCACGCCAGATGTTATTACAGTAGACCCACCACGCACAGGACTTGCACCAGAATTTATCCGCACTGTCCTTAAGCTAAAACCAAAGCGTTTTGTCTATACATCTTGTAATCCATCTACATTAGCAAAAGATCTACAGGAATTATCAAAGCTTTATGATGTTGAATATATCCAACCAGTGGATATGTTCGCTCAGACTGCTCAAGTCGAATGCGTCGCTAAGCTTGTGTTGAAAAATAAATAA
- a CDS encoding polysaccharide deacetylase family protein: protein MWKQHIVGAVIATFIIAAAISINPYFASGSDEYHWGIKRAKNGEPAQAGAQLDKLLDQYGAIYKGKSDKKVVYLTFDNGYENGFTESILDTLEKEKAPATFFLTGHYLDSAGDLVKRMVQDGHTIGNHSYGHPNMAKLTRDGMRAEWRKFDGKLRELTGIDRTTYARPPEGIFNAKLLEVGNAEGYRHIFWSVAFKDWLKDERRGADYAYNALMEQLHPGAVILMHTVAQDNAEALPLFIAEAKKQGYTFLSLDDLVLEYEDFPVTMQSSTP from the coding sequence ATGTGGAAACAACATATTGTAGGTGCAGTAATTGCTACTTTTATTATTGCCGCAGCAATAAGCATTAATCCATACTTTGCCTCAGGCTCGGATGAATATCATTGGGGCATTAAACGAGCAAAGAATGGTGAACCTGCACAAGCAGGAGCACAGCTTGATAAACTACTCGACCAATATGGAGCAATTTATAAAGGAAAATCCGATAAAAAAGTGGTTTATTTAACATTTGATAACGGGTATGAAAATGGCTTTACCGAAAGTATATTGGATACATTAGAAAAGGAAAAAGCACCAGCAACCTTCTTTTTAACTGGCCATTATTTAGATAGCGCAGGTGACCTTGTCAAGCGTATGGTGCAAGACGGTCATACAATCGGTAACCATTCTTACGGTCATCCGAATATGGCAAAGTTAACGAGAGATGGTATGCGTGCAGAATGGCGTAAGTTTGATGGTAAATTACGTGAATTAACAGGCATAGACCGTACAACTTATGCTCGACCACCAGAAGGAATTTTCAATGCGAAGTTGTTAGAGGTTGGCAATGCAGAAGGTTACCGTCATATTTTCTGGTCTGTCGCTTTTAAAGATTGGCTAAAAGATGAGCGCCGTGGAGCAGATTATGCTTATAATGCGTTAATGGAGCAACTTCATCCTGGCGCTGTTATTTTAATGCATACAGTAGCGCAAGATAATGCGGAGGCCCTACCTTTATTCATTGCTGAAGCGAAGAAGCAAGGCTATACTTTTTTATCGCTTGACGATTTAGTATTGGAATATGAAGATTTCCCTGTCACTATGCAATCGTCCACTCCTTAG